In the genome of Nitrospira japonica, one region contains:
- a CDS encoding D-glycero-alpha-D-manno-heptose-1,7-bisphosphate 7-phosphatase: MIRAVFLDQGGALESPCYGTEPSRLMSDTFEGLRLLQRAGYAVVVVTHQGGVAKGFLGEPDVHRMKAYLEARLIEEDIPLGGFYYCPHHPDGKVRRYAVHCLCRKPQPGLLIRAASELRVDMGQSWMVGATLDDIETGRWAGCRTVLLTNGHETEWNLTEPRWPDYIAGTLLEASQLIALSSPRGVTQVPLDRLSRPPLL; the protein is encoded by the coding sequence ATGATTCGTGCCGTATTTCTGGACCAGGGCGGGGCGCTCGAAAGTCCATGCTATGGCACAGAGCCCTCCCGTCTGATGTCCGATACATTCGAAGGACTGCGGTTGTTGCAGCGCGCCGGATACGCGGTCGTCGTCGTGACGCATCAAGGCGGCGTGGCAAAAGGATTTCTGGGCGAACCGGACGTACATCGAATGAAGGCATATCTCGAAGCCCGCCTGATCGAAGAAGATATTCCATTGGGAGGGTTCTATTATTGCCCTCACCACCCCGACGGCAAGGTCCGGAGATATGCGGTTCATTGTTTGTGTCGCAAGCCCCAACCGGGGCTTCTGATTCGTGCCGCATCCGAATTGAGGGTCGACATGGGTCAATCGTGGATGGTCGGAGCGACTCTCGATGACATCGAGACGGGCCGCTGGGCCGGTTGCCGCACGGTGTTGCTGACGAACGGCCATGAAACCGAGTGGAATCTAACCGAGCCGCGCTGGCCTGACTATATTGCGGGGACTCTGCTGGAAGCCTCGCAATTGATCGCACTCTCAAGCCCGCGCGGAGTGACCCAGGTTCCGTTGGATCGATTGAGCCGTCCGCCTCTTCTCTAG
- a CDS encoding four-helix bundle copper-binding protein, with translation MAGGGKHDQHLQQLCIRLCQDCADICALSTRWMSRFSPSAESLCRACSDICDRCAEVCERHASHHPLCRTCAEECRRCAGICREMASAAA, from the coding sequence ATGGCCGGAGGGGGTAAGCATGATCAGCACCTGCAGCAGCTGTGTATCAGGCTATGCCAGGATTGCGCTGATATTTGCGCACTCTCGACGCGGTGGATGAGCCGGTTCTCGCCGTCCGCCGAATCATTGTGCCGAGCCTGCTCGGACATCTGCGATCGTTGCGCCGAAGTCTGCGAACGGCATGCTTCCCATCACCCGTTGTGCCGGACTTGCGCCGAGGAATGTCGTCGCTGTGCGGGAATCTGTCGCGAGATGGCCTCCGCAGCGGCCTGA
- a CDS encoding endonuclease/exonuclease/phosphatase family protein, which translates to MRLTLATYNIHGCIGRDGRYAPERIRDVILELDADVVAIQEIDAPERHGLELAYWLGKESKLRVIAGPTLLERKGHHGNAVLTRCQYDDIRLVDLSRPHREPRGAIDLDLRCSGATIQVIATHLGLQTKERRVQVQWLLERVGQNCVLMGDFNEWWLWGFPLRRIKAAFASSPALPTFPSARPVFALDRIWIKPPASFVSLGVHRTRLSAIASDHLPLKAVVEWPLRETEPVPEEQRSTHAPASEQ; encoded by the coding sequence ATGCGTCTCACGCTGGCCACCTATAACATCCACGGGTGCATCGGGCGAGACGGGCGCTATGCGCCGGAACGCATTCGGGACGTCATCCTCGAACTCGACGCCGACGTCGTCGCAATCCAAGAGATCGACGCGCCCGAGCGACACGGGCTCGAACTGGCCTACTGGCTGGGAAAGGAATCGAAGCTGCGTGTCATCGCCGGACCGACGCTGCTCGAGCGCAAGGGCCACCATGGCAACGCCGTGCTGACCCGCTGCCAGTATGACGACATCCGTCTGGTGGACCTGAGCCGCCCGCATCGCGAACCGCGAGGCGCGATCGATTTGGACTTACGGTGCAGCGGAGCGACGATACAGGTGATCGCGACCCATCTCGGCCTCCAGACAAAGGAACGCCGGGTTCAAGTCCAATGGTTGCTTGAACGGGTCGGACAGAACTGCGTCCTGATGGGGGATTTCAATGAATGGTGGCTGTGGGGATTCCCGCTGCGACGGATCAAGGCGGCCTTCGCCAGTTCGCCCGCGCTGCCGACGTTTCCTTCAGCCAGACCGGTCTTCGCGTTGGACCGAATCTGGATCAAGCCGCCGGCCTCTTTTGTTTCGCTGGGAGTTCATCGGACGCGCTTATCGGCGATCGCGTCCGATCATCTGCCTCTCAAGGCCGTCGTGGAATGGCCCCTCCGGGAAACCGAACCGGTGCCTGAGGAGCAGCGTTCGACTCATGCGCCGGCCTCCGAACAATGA
- a CDS encoding VTT domain-containing protein, with protein sequence MTLSQADDPHSSTRRFPTVPHSPWSDSQFDVGRNCWKVERADRVSFLVDGAAYFSAFREAAIRARHGILILGWDFDSRIRTLPDGRTHEFPDRLGEFLHHLLARRKQLHVYVLTWDFHMIYWREREWWLPSKLSAHRRLHFLRDGAHPVGASHHQKIVVVDDTVAFVGGMDFAACRWDTAGHEPGHPARRPSDGDPPCRPFHDVQMMVDGSAAAALGELARDRWRTASGTSIPFPPPGSGEAWPPGVRPDLTDVRVAIARTDPKFGRRRPVTEVEALFVDSLRAARRHIYIETQYLTSRTIANCLMELLRNPMGPEVVMILHPNSDGWLEQHTMDVLRSRIVKRLRSSDRFHRLGLYYPKIPGLHEGINVHSKVCVIDDELVRVGSANLSNRSMGVDTECDLAIEAEGRAAIRRGIAGFREALLGEHLGVTREAVRQEFQRDGSLIGTVERLRSAGRSLDSFDDTGADDIADIVPDAEFVDPRLPYEARLFPMERRKPALRHVVKAVIGLLVMVLLAALWQWAPVREWLDVRYAAAYLNELAAGPAAPVAAVAGFVAGGLLVVPVVLLIAVSVLTFGPWWGFIYALIGMTLSAVVTFGIGRLLGRTLMDHLSGSKLYQVSRALAAKGVLAVVVLRLLPVAPFSIVNAVAGASHIRFRDFFFGTLIGELPGLVSLALFVEQVLDTIRHPGLGSLGMLAAIAGLLILALTGISRWVSAQTHGYREP encoded by the coding sequence ATGACTCTCTCTCAGGCCGACGATCCTCACAGTTCGACCCGTCGCTTCCCGACTGTGCCTCATTCCCCGTGGTCCGACTCGCAATTCGATGTCGGCCGCAACTGCTGGAAAGTCGAACGGGCCGACCGGGTATCCTTCCTTGTCGATGGCGCCGCGTATTTTTCCGCCTTCCGCGAGGCTGCGATTCGTGCCCGCCATGGCATCCTGATCCTCGGATGGGATTTTGACAGTCGAATCCGCACGCTTCCCGACGGCCGGACCCACGAGTTTCCGGATCGCTTGGGTGAGTTTCTTCACCATCTCCTGGCTCGGCGAAAACAACTGCATGTATATGTGCTGACCTGGGACTTCCATATGATCTATTGGCGCGAACGGGAGTGGTGGCTGCCCTCCAAGTTGTCGGCACACCGTCGGCTTCATTTTCTTCGAGACGGCGCGCATCCGGTCGGGGCTTCACACCACCAAAAGATCGTCGTCGTCGATGATACGGTCGCGTTCGTCGGTGGAATGGACTTCGCCGCGTGCCGTTGGGACACGGCCGGACACGAACCGGGCCATCCGGCGCGCCGGCCGTCGGACGGGGATCCGCCCTGCCGACCGTTTCATGACGTGCAAATGATGGTGGACGGATCCGCAGCTGCCGCGCTGGGGGAACTGGCCCGCGATCGATGGCGGACGGCATCGGGCACCTCGATTCCATTCCCTCCGCCGGGATCGGGCGAGGCCTGGCCGCCAGGAGTACGGCCAGATTTGACCGACGTCCGCGTCGCCATCGCGCGCACCGATCCGAAATTCGGCCGCCGGAGGCCCGTCACGGAAGTGGAAGCGCTGTTCGTCGACAGCCTGCGCGCCGCCCGTCGCCACATCTATATCGAGACCCAGTATCTGACGTCCCGCACCATCGCGAATTGTCTAATGGAGCTGTTGCGAAATCCCATGGGCCCCGAAGTCGTCATGATCCTCCATCCGAACAGCGACGGCTGGCTCGAGCAACATACGATGGACGTCCTCCGCAGCCGGATCGTGAAGCGTCTGCGCTCTTCCGATCGGTTCCACCGGCTCGGCCTGTACTATCCGAAAATCCCGGGCTTGCACGAAGGCATCAATGTGCACAGCAAGGTGTGCGTCATCGACGACGAACTGGTCCGTGTGGGATCCGCAAATCTGAGCAACCGCTCGATGGGAGTCGACACGGAATGCGACCTGGCGATCGAAGCCGAAGGACGGGCGGCGATTCGTCGAGGCATCGCCGGATTTCGCGAGGCCCTGCTGGGCGAACATCTGGGGGTCACGCGTGAGGCGGTGCGGCAGGAGTTCCAGCGGGACGGCTCGCTCATCGGAACAGTGGAGCGGCTTCGCAGTGCCGGACGGTCACTAGACAGCTTCGACGATACAGGGGCTGACGATATCGCCGACATCGTGCCAGACGCCGAATTCGTCGATCCCAGGCTTCCGTACGAAGCGCGGCTCTTTCCGATGGAACGGCGCAAGCCCGCCCTGCGGCATGTCGTCAAGGCGGTGATCGGCCTGTTGGTCATGGTACTGCTGGCCGCCCTGTGGCAATGGGCGCCGGTCCGGGAATGGCTGGACGTTCGGTACGCAGCCGCCTATCTGAACGAGCTCGCCGCCGGGCCCGCCGCGCCGGTCGCCGCCGTCGCGGGATTCGTCGCGGGCGGCCTGCTCGTCGTACCGGTGGTCCTGCTCATCGCCGTCTCCGTCCTCACATTCGGGCCGTGGTGGGGATTCATCTACGCGCTGATCGGCATGACGCTCAGCGCCGTCGTCACGTTCGGCATCGGGCGCTTGCTGGGGCGCACGCTGATGGACCACTTGTCCGGATCCAAGCTCTATCAAGTGAGCCGGGCACTCGCCGCCAAAGGCGTGCTGGCCGTCGTGGTCCTCAGGCTCCTTCCGGTGGCGCCGTTTTCCATCGTGAACGCGGTCGCCGGCGCGTCGCACATCCGTTTCAGAGATTTCTTTTTCGGCACGTTGATCGGGGAATTGCCCGGCCTGGTGAGTCTGGCATTGTTCGTCGAACAGGTCCTCGACACCATCCGCCATCCGGGCCTCGGCAGTCTCGGTATGCTTGCCGCCATTGCAGGTCTCCTCATCCTGGCTCTCACGGGCATCAGCAGATGGGTGTCGGCGCAGACGCATGGATACAGGGAGCCCTAA
- a CDS encoding SDR family oxidoreductase, translated as MTETKKIQRPPQRQKGQPGQEDEMTPRPASDRETRHGSGKLRDKVVLITGGDSGIGRAAAIAYAREGGDVSIVYLNEHKDAEDTKRLVEQEGRRCLTIAGDIGDEAFCRSAVERTVKEFGRLDVLVNNAAEQHPQDRLEEITAEQLERTFRTNIFSFFYMSKAALPHLKEGSAIVNTTSVTSYKGSAHLLDYASTKGAIVAFTRSLSQALADRKIRVNAVAPGPIWTPLIPATFPADKVATFGSDVPMKRAGQPEEVAPSFVFLASEDSSYMTGQVLHPNGGTIVNG; from the coding sequence ATGACAGAGACAAAAAAGATTCAACGGCCGCCTCAGCGCCAAAAAGGTCAGCCCGGGCAAGAGGACGAGATGACGCCGCGGCCGGCCAGCGACCGGGAAACTCGCCATGGGAGCGGTAAGCTGCGTGACAAAGTCGTGTTGATTACCGGCGGGGACAGCGGAATTGGCCGGGCAGCAGCCATCGCCTATGCCCGAGAGGGAGGCGACGTGTCGATCGTGTATCTGAATGAGCACAAAGACGCGGAGGATACCAAGCGCCTCGTCGAACAGGAGGGCCGCCGATGTTTGACGATTGCCGGGGACATCGGTGACGAGGCGTTTTGTCGGAGCGCCGTGGAACGGACTGTCAAGGAGTTCGGCCGGCTCGACGTGCTGGTGAACAACGCAGCGGAACAACATCCTCAGGATCGTCTCGAAGAAATCACGGCCGAGCAGCTTGAGCGCACCTTTCGCACGAACATCTTTTCATTTTTTTATATGAGCAAGGCGGCGTTGCCGCACTTGAAGGAGGGAAGCGCGATCGTCAACACCACGTCGGTGACGTCCTACAAGGGCAGTGCGCACCTGCTCGATTACGCCTCGACCAAGGGGGCGATCGTGGCGTTTACCCGCTCCTTGTCGCAAGCGCTGGCGGATCGCAAGATCAGAGTCAATGCCGTCGCTCCCGGCCCGATCTGGACGCCTCTGATTCCCGCGACGTTTCCGGCGGACAAAGTCGCCACTTTCGGATCCGACGTGCCCATGAAGCGAGCGGGTCAACCGGAGGAAGTCGCGCCGAGTTTCGTGTTCCTGGCCTCGGAGGATTCCTCGTACATGACAGGACAGGTTCTGCATCCCAATGGGGGCACCATCGTCAACGGATAG
- a CDS encoding hemerythrin domain-containing protein: MAKRMPKQSPDEQRKPSQPVNAVQLLKADHRHVQKLFEQFKAAPAGDKASLAARLFVFLDVHGRIEEELVYPAVRASMESSASIQAHDASDQGDDGEDAEMAPLNGVELDLPEEDDEESDGAVAMAYESHQIIRDLIQQLRSIETDHDDYHELFDELEEVVIEHVAEEENEILPLLADTSDIRALGSELQRRKDELTSRASLAA, encoded by the coding sequence ATGGCCAAGCGGATGCCGAAGCAGTCACCGGACGAGCAACGGAAACCGTCGCAGCCGGTCAATGCGGTTCAGCTGCTGAAAGCGGATCATCGCCACGTTCAAAAATTGTTCGAGCAATTCAAAGCGGCTCCGGCCGGGGACAAGGCGTCCCTGGCCGCCCGCCTGTTCGTCTTTCTTGACGTTCACGGCCGGATAGAGGAAGAACTCGTCTACCCCGCAGTGCGGGCAAGCATGGAATCGTCGGCTTCTATCCAGGCGCATGACGCTTCGGACCAGGGCGACGACGGAGAGGACGCGGAGATGGCCCCGCTCAACGGCGTGGAACTGGATCTTCCCGAAGAAGATGACGAGGAATCGGATGGGGCGGTCGCGATGGCGTATGAGAGCCATCAGATCATCAGGGATCTCATCCAGCAACTCCGTTCCATCGAGACGGATCACGACGATTATCATGAACTGTTCGACGAACTGGAGGAAGTCGTGATCGAACACGTCGCGGAAGAAGAGAACGAAATTCTTCCGCTGTTGGCCGATACGTCCGACATCCGCGCATTGGGTTCTGAACTGCAGCGACGCAAAGACGAGTTGACGTCGCGCGCATCTCTCGCCGCCTAG
- a CDS encoding ROK family protein, whose protein sequence is MTCVAPVPSVAPKSLSAASASDDERPHTLSVDVGSTWIRALVLDGRGHPVRPLHEVGFAKTPSHPTPEALMETVASLGTRAEPFGRASIGFPGVLHDGIVCRSAVFGPEWMEVPLAPLMELRLRCPVKAVRAIDLHGWGVIHGRGTELLLAVGSRMDVALFRDGVPVPNMTLGKYRPDPARFELDGPAAWTRRFWKMAADLRKRFHYDRLYIGGPYAGRMGMIPLPSDVTITASLNGLLGGVAPWDGRRYC, encoded by the coding sequence ATGACCTGCGTCGCACCCGTTCCGTCGGTCGCCCCCAAGTCTCTATCGGCTGCCTCGGCATCCGATGACGAACGCCCCCATACCTTGTCCGTCGATGTGGGATCGACATGGATCAGGGCGCTCGTACTGGATGGACGGGGGCACCCCGTCAGGCCGTTGCATGAGGTGGGGTTCGCCAAGACTCCATCGCATCCAACGCCGGAAGCACTCATGGAAACCGTGGCGAGCTTAGGAACACGCGCCGAACCGTTTGGGCGGGCATCCATCGGATTTCCCGGCGTGCTGCACGACGGAATCGTCTGCCGCTCGGCGGTGTTTGGACCGGAGTGGATGGAAGTCCCGCTCGCACCTCTCATGGAACTGCGCTTGCGTTGCCCTGTGAAGGCGGTTCGCGCGATCGATCTGCACGGGTGGGGAGTGATTCATGGGCGCGGTACGGAACTGCTGCTCGCCGTGGGCTCCCGCATGGATGTCGCCTTGTTTCGTGACGGAGTTCCGGTTCCGAATATGACGCTGGGAAAATATCGGCCGGACCCCGCTCGATTCGAACTCGACGGACCCGCCGCATGGACGAGACGATTCTGGAAAATGGCCGCGGATTTGCGCAAACGATTCCACTACGACCGGCTGTACATAGGCGGTCCTTATGCGGGACGGATGGGAATGATACCGTTGCCGTCCGACGTGACGATCACGGCGTCACTGAACGGCCTCCTTGGAGGGGTGGCACCGTGGGATGGTCGGAGATACTGTTAA
- a CDS encoding TraR/DksA family transcriptional regulator — MNKTTTETERQSDVLRALLLERRATLQREIDRLIAQHRDQHGHFQDSSVLDLEDMSLRDATAAQQIALLEARTRQRIQLDEALRRLDEGTYGVCEDCEEPISAGRLRALPFARRCVACQEQFEVFERIVQREDREEA, encoded by the coding sequence ATGAACAAGACCACAACGGAAACCGAGCGGCAGTCGGACGTCCTGCGGGCCCTGCTCCTCGAGCGACGTGCGACCTTGCAACGAGAGATCGATCGGTTGATCGCCCAACATCGGGATCAGCACGGTCATTTTCAAGACAGCTCGGTACTGGATCTCGAAGACATGTCGTTACGGGATGCCACGGCGGCGCAGCAGATCGCCTTGCTGGAAGCCAGAACGCGGCAGCGGATCCAACTGGATGAAGCTCTGCGGCGCCTGGATGAAGGCACCTATGGCGTCTGTGAAGACTGCGAGGAGCCGATCTCCGCAGGCAGGCTGCGGGCACTCCCGTTCGCGCGCCGCTGTGTGGCCTGTCAGGAGCAATTCGAGGTGTTCGAGCGCATCGTGCAGCGCGAGGATCGCGAGGAAGCTTGA
- a CDS encoding hemerythrin domain-containing protein, whose translation MRHDTSDKTQEQDVEETTDVFESLKADHRMVKEWFAKFEEADKPTKSSIAEDTLAALEVHTAIEEELVYPAIAEVIDDEDGIKEAIEEHHVAKLLIKELRRMKPGEDAFATKFKVLGELVSHHIEEEEGEMFPQAEEAGIDTESLSRDVMKRKAALMRRHGGGKKSSAPRRRKAA comes from the coding sequence ATGCGTCACGATACGTCGGATAAAACCCAGGAACAGGACGTCGAGGAAACGACGGATGTGTTCGAGAGCTTGAAAGCCGATCATCGGATGGTCAAAGAGTGGTTCGCCAAATTCGAAGAAGCGGACAAGCCCACCAAGTCGTCCATCGCGGAGGACACACTCGCGGCATTGGAGGTCCATACGGCGATCGAGGAGGAACTCGTCTATCCCGCCATCGCCGAGGTGATCGACGACGAGGATGGAATAAAGGAAGCCATCGAGGAACACCACGTCGCCAAGCTCTTGATCAAGGAACTGCGCCGGATGAAACCGGGCGAGGACGCCTTTGCGACGAAGTTCAAGGTGTTGGGCGAACTCGTGTCGCATCATATCGAAGAGGAGGAAGGCGAAATGTTTCCCCAGGCCGAGGAGGCCGGCATTGACACGGAATCTTTGTCGCGCGACGTCATGAAGCGAAAGGCGGCGCTGATGCGGCGGCATGGGGGAGGAAAAAAGTCTTCCGCGCCTCGCCGCCGAAAGGCCGCATGA
- a CDS encoding glycoside hydrolase family 15 protein, whose protein sequence is MTNYPPISDYALVGDCRTGALVSRDGSIDWLCLPHFDSPSCFNRLLDRHEGGYCSVRPTSTYRTTRSYRPNTAVLTTEFHTVDGVACLTDLMPVSDDGRFPLRQVLRRLQILDGTMEMALVVKPRPDDGQKIPDFKRRGQAGYCADIGGRMLCVAVDAPVLVEAGELSAQVRLSRGQSVTLWIVYAEDAPAVYPRLAEAEDAIHDTVSYWTAWAARCRHVGPSRDDVVRSAITLKLLSHAPSGSIVAAPTTSLPERIGGDLNWDYRYCWLRDASFTAHAFFRLGFEQEAVAFTHWMTHATTLTFPALQVLYSLYGEASVPERVWTRWEGYRGSRPIRLGNEAAAQSQLDVYGEVLDTLLLYVECGHPVDRDTKRWLVRVGDLLVADWAQPDHGIWEIRGSRRHYVHSKVMCWVALERLERLAARLGLAASVHTWSRTRDAIRHVVLRSGYSVSRRSFVQVLGGTSVDASALTFGTYGFINSQDPRMRSTIASVQRALSRGPLVYRYLPEAASGGKEGRFLACSFWLAEALAAAGRTAEAEELLSQMRAYANDVGLFPEEIQDDNEAFLGNFPLALTHVAHLRALLMVEGDRATAGLATDAQTL, encoded by the coding sequence TTGACCAATTATCCGCCCATCTCCGATTATGCCTTGGTGGGCGATTGCCGAACCGGCGCGCTTGTATCCCGCGACGGATCGATCGATTGGCTTTGCCTGCCTCATTTCGACAGCCCTTCCTGCTTCAATCGCCTATTGGATCGCCACGAGGGCGGCTATTGTTCCGTCCGCCCAACCTCTACTTACCGCACCACCCGGTCTTATCGGCCCAATACCGCCGTGCTCACGACCGAGTTTCACACGGTCGACGGCGTGGCATGCCTCACGGATCTCATGCCGGTCTCCGACGACGGACGATTTCCGTTGCGACAGGTGTTACGACGGCTCCAGATCCTGGACGGGACGATGGAGATGGCGCTGGTCGTCAAGCCGAGGCCGGACGACGGGCAGAAGATTCCGGATTTCAAACGGCGCGGCCAGGCCGGTTACTGCGCCGACATCGGCGGCCGCATGCTGTGTGTGGCGGTCGATGCTCCCGTGCTGGTGGAGGCCGGTGAGCTGTCGGCACAGGTACGCTTGTCGCGCGGACAATCGGTCACGCTCTGGATCGTATATGCCGAAGACGCCCCGGCGGTCTATCCCAGACTGGCCGAGGCCGAGGATGCCATCCACGACACGGTCTCGTACTGGACTGCTTGGGCGGCACGCTGCCGGCACGTCGGCCCGTCGCGCGATGACGTGGTCCGCAGCGCGATCACGCTCAAACTGCTCAGTCATGCACCCTCCGGCTCGATCGTGGCGGCACCGACGACGTCCCTTCCCGAACGGATCGGAGGGGACCTCAATTGGGACTACCGGTACTGCTGGCTGCGCGACGCCTCCTTTACAGCCCACGCATTCTTTCGGCTGGGCTTCGAGCAGGAGGCGGTCGCCTTTACACACTGGATGACCCACGCGACGACCTTGACCTTCCCGGCCCTCCAAGTGTTGTACAGCCTCTACGGAGAAGCCTCGGTTCCGGAGCGTGTATGGACCCGATGGGAAGGCTATCGGGGATCCCGGCCGATCCGGCTGGGCAACGAAGCGGCGGCACAGTCCCAGCTGGACGTCTACGGAGAGGTTCTTGATACCTTGCTCCTCTACGTGGAGTGCGGCCATCCGGTCGACCGCGACACCAAACGCTGGCTCGTTCGGGTCGGAGACCTCTTGGTGGCGGACTGGGCGCAACCGGACCATGGAATCTGGGAAATCCGCGGCAGCCGTCGGCATTATGTCCATTCCAAGGTCATGTGCTGGGTCGCGCTCGAGCGGCTTGAACGGCTCGCGGCCCGCCTCGGCCTGGCCGCTTCCGTCCATACGTGGAGCAGGACTCGCGACGCGATCCGGCACGTCGTGCTCAGATCCGGGTACTCGGTCAGCCGTCGCAGCTTCGTCCAAGTGCTGGGCGGTACGAGTGTGGACGCGTCCGCACTCACCTTCGGAACCTACGGCTTCATCAATAGTCAGGATCCCCGCATGCGGTCGACGATCGCCTCGGTGCAGCGGGCGCTGAGTCGAGGTCCGCTCGTGTATCGCTATCTTCCGGAAGCGGCCTCCGGCGGAAAGGAAGGCCGGTTCCTGGCCTGCAGCTTCTGGCTGGCCGAGGCACTGGCAGCGGCGGGACGCACGGCCGAAGCCGAGGAACTGCTGTCACAGATGCGCGCGTATGCCAACGACGTCGGGTTATTCCCCGAGGAAATCCAGGACGATAACGAGGCATTTCTCGGAAACTTTCCCCTGGCGTTGACCCATGTCGCGCACCTGCGCGCGCTATTGATGGTCGAGGGGGATCGAGCGACGGCGGGCTTGGCGACCGACGCTCAGACGTTGTAG
- a CDS encoding rhodanese-like domain-containing protein, whose protein sequence is MPLTSIQDLSRAKDFFEAKMAFTIGPVELERLMKSGEVNVVDVRAADDYAEGHIPGAINLPKEGWSAAQGLRTQGLPQRALLLFNRLPPGCHGSRRVRGPRFSRDGTRRRMALVEG, encoded by the coding sequence ATGCCGCTCACATCGATTCAAGATCTATCAAGAGCCAAGGACTTTTTTGAGGCCAAGATGGCCTTTACCATCGGTCCCGTCGAACTGGAACGCTTGATGAAGAGCGGCGAGGTCAACGTCGTCGATGTCCGTGCCGCAGACGACTATGCCGAAGGCCACATTCCCGGCGCGATAAACCTGCCCAAGGAGGGATGGTCGGCGGCGCAGGGGTTACGTACGCAGGGATTGCCTCAACGTGCTCTACTGCTATTCAATCGTCTGCCACCTGGCTGCCACGGCAGCCGTCGAGTTCGCGGGCCGCGGTTTTCCCGTGATGGAACTCGACGGCGGATGGCGCTGGTGGAAGGATGA
- a CDS encoding nucleotidyltransferase family protein — MQSNGMLEDRAHDVYRQALATLEACGVPFLVGGAFALESYTGLVRRTKDLDLFVRSADRHRLMDALGRAGFQTEWRFTHWLGKAWQGEYSVDVIFNSGNGLCVVDDLWFEHAMPSVVLGHSVKVVPAEEMLWSKAFVMERHRYDGGDIAHLLRARVHLMDWARLLRRFNVHWRVLFSHVLLFGYIYPAHRLRVPEWFMQEMLRRITLDMQSLPSDPRVCQGTLLSWSQYLVDMDPGGYEDARHPPRGSLTWAETRHMTQVLTQEMNAP; from the coding sequence ATGCAGTCCAACGGAATGCTTGAAGACCGGGCTCATGACGTCTACCGGCAGGCGCTGGCCACCCTTGAGGCCTGCGGGGTGCCATTTCTTGTCGGCGGCGCTTTCGCATTGGAAAGCTATACCGGGTTGGTCCGCCGTACCAAGGATTTGGACCTTTTCGTTCGATCGGCGGACCGTCACCGGCTCATGGATGCTCTCGGTCGGGCCGGCTTTCAGACCGAATGGCGGTTCACCCATTGGTTGGGCAAAGCTTGGCAGGGGGAGTATAGCGTCGACGTCATCTTCAATTCCGGAAACGGGCTCTGCGTGGTCGACGACCTGTGGTTCGAGCACGCCATGCCATCAGTCGTTCTTGGTCACAGCGTCAAGGTGGTGCCGGCGGAAGAAATGTTGTGGTCCAAGGCGTTCGTGATGGAACGACACCGGTATGACGGCGGAGACATTGCGCATCTCTTGCGTGCGCGAGTCCATCTGATGGACTGGGCCAGGCTGCTCCGCCGTTTCAACGTCCATTGGCGGGTCCTGTTCAGCCATGTATTGCTGTTCGGATACATTTACCCCGCGCATCGCCTCCGGGTTCCCGAGTGGTTCATGCAAGAGATGCTGCGGCGCATTACGCTCGACATGCAAAGCCTTCCCTCCGATCCTCGCGTGTGCCAAGGGACGCTGCTCTCATGGTCCCAGTATCTGGTCGACATGGACCCGGGCGGATACGAAGACGCGCGGCACCCTCCCCGCGGCAGCTTGACGTGGGCCGAAACGCGCCACATGACCCAAGTATTGACCCAGGAGATGAACGCACCATGA